One Streptomyces coeruleorubidus DNA segment encodes these proteins:
- a CDS encoding IucA/IucC family protein, with translation MTVLPPLPDTCAAGLLTRVLSALLREDVVGLRSRSTLVHRPDGPWLRRAAGHDALLLPVAEDGFQCAYAARLPLLRRASDGAELTSYDDVLGALRALAEPEDRAGFDAFAEECRQTLATLRLHADTGDDIAAELASRHGADPAYWTGLDGGLAFDALAARLDHPVYPTGRGRAGLEEEQLRSYAPEFHPRFSLRWLAVPRDLVHVTGVLPESWPTPARLGLPRLERTHLALPVHPLTVGPPLDEALRATGLRGQAVLAERGGHGGFDVVPTLSMRTVATAADPALHLKLPLATSSLGLRNRRSVKPGTLVDGAAGQRLVQRIVDREPRFRDTILHADETTYAHAGHELLAVLCRRYPAGLADTVVVPMAALLAAAPDGRLVLDHLADRFHDGDPLALLDACLTLLFDWHTTLFGYGVALESHQQNISLVLRPGSLRLLFKDNDGPRVNTRRLRVRLPGAWEFDDARVHGTDDGPVADLFTTITVHLCAGAYAFGLARHGRAPLPVLLRLVRERLAEAVARLGGEAGDVLRARLLDAPELPVKAMVTAGTLLSKQRSGAADINKHYTTGPNYLLPSRSTS, from the coding sequence GTGACCGTACTGCCGCCCCTGCCGGACACCTGCGCGGCCGGGCTGCTCACCCGGGTGCTGAGCGCTCTCCTGCGCGAGGACGTCGTCGGACTGCGCTCCCGGAGCACCCTCGTCCACCGCCCGGACGGGCCCTGGCTGCGGCGCGCCGCCGGGCACGACGCGCTGCTGCTGCCCGTCGCCGAGGACGGCTTCCAGTGCGCGTACGCCGCGCGGCTGCCGCTCCTGCGCCGCGCGTCGGACGGCGCCGAGCTGACGTCGTACGACGACGTGCTGGGCGCGCTGCGCGCGCTCGCCGAGCCCGAGGACCGGGCCGGCTTCGACGCCTTCGCCGAGGAGTGCCGGCAGACGCTGGCCACACTGCGGCTGCACGCCGACACGGGCGACGACATCGCGGCGGAGCTGGCCTCCCGTCACGGGGCCGACCCCGCGTACTGGACGGGTCTGGACGGTGGCCTGGCCTTCGACGCGCTCGCGGCCCGTCTGGACCATCCGGTGTACCCGACCGGGCGCGGCCGGGCGGGACTGGAGGAGGAGCAACTACGGTCGTACGCACCCGAGTTCCATCCGCGGTTCTCGCTGCGCTGGCTCGCCGTGCCCCGGGACCTGGTCCATGTGACGGGCGTCCTTCCGGAGTCGTGGCCCACGCCCGCGCGGCTCGGTCTGCCCCGGCTGGAGCGCACGCACCTCGCCCTGCCGGTGCACCCGCTGACCGTCGGCCCTCCGCTCGACGAGGCGTTACGGGCGACCGGCCTGCGGGGGCAGGCGGTACTGGCCGAGCGCGGCGGCCACGGCGGATTCGATGTCGTACCGACCCTGTCGATGCGGACGGTGGCGACGGCGGCCGATCCGGCGCTGCATCTCAAACTCCCCCTGGCCACCTCATCGTTGGGGCTGCGCAACAGGCGGTCCGTCAAGCCCGGCACGCTCGTCGACGGGGCCGCCGGGCAGCGGCTGGTCCAGCGGATCGTCGACCGCGAGCCGCGTTTCCGGGACACGATCCTGCACGCCGACGAGACGACGTACGCCCACGCGGGTCACGAGCTGCTGGCCGTGCTGTGCCGCCGCTACCCCGCCGGTCTCGCGGACACGGTCGTCGTGCCGATGGCGGCGCTCCTCGCCGCGGCACCGGACGGGCGGCTGGTCCTCGACCATCTCGCCGACCGCTTCCACGACGGCGACCCGCTCGCGCTGCTCGACGCCTGCCTGACCCTGCTGTTCGACTGGCACACCACACTGTTCGGGTACGGCGTCGCGCTGGAGTCGCACCAGCAGAACATCTCGCTGGTCCTGCGGCCGGGCAGCCTCCGGCTGCTGTTCAAGGACAACGACGGGCCACGCGTCAACACACGGCGGCTGCGCGTCCGGCTGCCCGGCGCGTGGGAGTTCGACGACGCGCGGGTCCACGGCACGGACGACGGGCCGGTGGCCGACCTGTTCACCACCATCACCGTCCATCTGTGCGCGGGCGCCTACGCCTTCGGGCTCGCCCGGCACGGGCGCGCCCCGCTGCCGGTGCTGCTGCGGCTGGTGCGTGAACGGCTGGCCGAGGCCGTGGCACGGCTCGGCGGCGAGGCGGGGGACGTCCTGCGCGCCCGGCTGCTCGACGCCCCGGAGCTGCCCGTGAAGGCGATGGTCACCGCAGGGACGCTGCTGAGCAAGCAGCGATCGGGCGCCGCCGACATCAACAAGCACTACACCACCGGCCCCAACTACCTGCTGCCCTCCCGGAGTACGTCATGA
- a CDS encoding type III PLP-dependent enzyme, with product MTTPHPTPAVRDRVLSLPSPQLPAYVYDLAALRAHAAGVRAALPGRVELYYAAKANPEPEILAALDPCVDGYEVASGGELAHVAKAVPGRPLAFGGPGKTPDEVTAALELGVGRFHVESEHELRVLAELARRVVPRRRVAVLPRVNLPVPDGPLAGSSLAMGGRPTPFGMDPARAEPVLRALADGRYPQLEPRGVHAHLASGPEAAELLAVAGSVVGWATGLGVPIAEVNVGGGMSVDYTDPERRFDWAAYGEGLARLAEAHPGLTLRIEPGRALTAYCGWYATDVLDVKHSHGEEFAVLRGGTHHLRTPATKGHDQPCSVLPVDTWPHPWPRPSARSGRVTLAGQLCTPKDVLASRVPLPQLRAGDRVVFSLAGAYAWNISHHDFLMHPRPGFHFLSDGTPAP from the coding sequence ATGACCACGCCCCACCCGACGCCCGCGGTGCGTGACCGTGTCCTGTCGCTGCCGTCGCCGCAACTGCCGGCCTACGTCTACGACCTGGCGGCGCTGCGCGCACACGCCGCCGGGGTCCGGGCCGCGCTGCCCGGGCGGGTCGAGCTGTACTACGCGGCGAAGGCCAACCCCGAGCCGGAGATCCTGGCCGCCCTCGACCCCTGCGTCGACGGTTACGAGGTCGCGTCGGGCGGTGAACTCGCCCATGTCGCCAAGGCGGTGCCGGGCCGGCCGCTGGCCTTCGGCGGGCCGGGCAAGACCCCGGACGAGGTGACGGCCGCGCTGGAGCTGGGCGTCGGGCGGTTCCACGTCGAGAGCGAACACGAGCTGCGCGTGCTGGCCGAGCTGGCACGCCGCGTCGTGCCCCGGCGGCGGGTGGCGGTGCTGCCGCGCGTCAACCTGCCGGTGCCCGACGGCCCACTGGCGGGGAGCTCGCTGGCGATGGGCGGGCGGCCGACGCCCTTCGGCATGGACCCGGCCCGGGCCGAGCCGGTGCTCCGGGCCCTCGCCGACGGGAGGTACCCACAGCTCGAACCGCGCGGCGTGCACGCCCACTTGGCGAGCGGACCGGAAGCGGCCGAGCTGCTGGCGGTCGCGGGGAGCGTGGTCGGCTGGGCCACGGGACTCGGCGTGCCGATCGCGGAGGTGAACGTCGGGGGCGGCATGAGCGTGGACTACACCGACCCGGAGCGCCGCTTCGACTGGGCCGCGTACGGCGAAGGCCTGGCCCGGCTCGCCGAGGCCCACCCGGGGCTGACGCTGCGGATCGAGCCCGGGCGGGCGCTCACCGCGTACTGCGGCTGGTACGCCACGGATGTACTCGACGTGAAGCACAGCCACGGCGAGGAGTTCGCCGTCCTGCGGGGCGGCACCCACCATCTGCGCACCCCGGCGACGAAGGGACACGACCAGCCCTGCTCCGTCCTGCCGGTGGACACCTGGCCGCACCCCTGGCCACGGCCGTCGGCAAGGAGCGGTCGGGTGACCCTCGCGGGGCAGCTGTGCACGCCGAAGGACGTGCTGGCGAGCCGGGTTCCGCTGCCGCAGCTGAGGGCCGGGGACCGGGTGGTGTTCTCGCTGGCGGGTGCCTACGCGTGGAACATCTCGCACCACGACTTCCTGATGCATCCCCGACCCGGGTTCCACTTCCTGTCCGACGGCACCCCGGCCCCTTGA
- a CDS encoding IucA/IucC family protein has product MPSLTESPGTTAAPVSLPTADDVVAHTLLNCLLREVSGPERQTVVTDGHLLLRLPRRGVLLRVALRRTSLLGAHRFTGPVREERDGGWADVDWRRLAEYTRDELSLRTGVRNEEFLEQVASSHAAVDTALTAGPVNRCTPDDPRSAYVASEQSLLFGHRFHPTPKARTGDPRSWAAYAPEAGARFPLRHLAVREHLIAQESAEPSATAALDRQRTDVPDGYRLLPAHPWQYETLREHPLLRAALDRGDVLDLGPGGRPFAATASVRTLYDGETFLKFSLNVRITNCLRKNSSYELSGAVALTRALAPVLSGLAGRFPGSAVLREPAYRTLALPGRGGAPDRDLLEGFGVIVREGLSRRLAPGTTPLLAAAVADEYPTSAAQVSRLLAGADAAAVLDWWSAYLDLLLPPVLAAYFDHGLVLEPHLQNVLLGVDDAGRPAQVLFRDLEGTKLLPEQHADTLAALPPEVAGPMTYDARRGWDRVVYCLLVNHVAELLAALADLHPETEPALWARVRDTLRAHADRHGCPPRLAALLAGVPLPAKANLLTRWERKADREAGYVRLPSPLGQDVLHEAKRSSR; this is encoded by the coding sequence ATGCCCTCGCTGACCGAATCGCCCGGCACCACCGCCGCCCCGGTCTCCCTGCCCACCGCCGACGACGTGGTGGCGCACACCCTGCTGAACTGTCTGCTGCGCGAGGTGTCCGGGCCCGAGCGCCAGACCGTCGTCACCGACGGGCACCTGCTGCTGCGGCTGCCCCGCCGCGGGGTGCTGCTGCGGGTCGCCCTGCGCCGGACGTCGCTGCTCGGCGCGCACCGGTTCACCGGCCCGGTCCGCGAGGAGCGGGACGGCGGCTGGGCGGACGTGGACTGGCGGCGACTCGCCGAGTACACGCGCGACGAGCTGTCGCTGCGCACCGGGGTGCGCAACGAGGAGTTCCTGGAACAGGTCGCCTCCAGCCACGCGGCCGTCGACACGGCCCTGACCGCCGGGCCGGTGAACCGGTGCACGCCGGACGACCCGCGGTCCGCCTACGTCGCCTCCGAGCAGTCCCTGCTCTTCGGACACCGCTTTCATCCCACGCCCAAGGCCCGTACCGGCGACCCGCGTTCCTGGGCCGCGTACGCACCCGAAGCGGGCGCCCGCTTCCCGCTGCGGCACCTCGCCGTGCGTGAGCACCTGATCGCGCAGGAGAGCGCCGAACCGTCGGCCACCGCCGCCCTGGACCGGCAGCGCACGGACGTCCCGGACGGCTACCGGCTGCTGCCCGCCCACCCCTGGCAGTACGAGACACTCCGGGAACACCCGCTGCTGCGCGCCGCCCTGGACCGTGGTGACGTGCTCGACCTCGGCCCGGGCGGGCGGCCCTTCGCGGCCACCGCGTCCGTGCGCACGCTGTACGACGGGGAGACGTTCCTGAAGTTCAGCCTGAACGTGCGGATCACCAACTGCCTGCGGAAGAACAGCAGTTACGAACTGTCCGGGGCAGTCGCCCTGACGCGGGCGCTGGCCCCGGTGCTGTCCGGTCTCGCCGGGCGCTTCCCCGGCAGTGCCGTGCTGCGCGAGCCCGCCTACCGCACGCTCGCCCTGCCCGGGCGCGGCGGCGCACCGGACCGCGACCTGCTGGAGGGTTTCGGCGTGATCGTCCGCGAGGGCCTGTCCCGGCGGCTCGCGCCGGGCACCACTCCCCTGCTCGCGGCCGCCGTCGCCGACGAGTACCCGACCAGTGCCGCCCAGGTCTCCCGCCTGCTCGCCGGAGCGGACGCGGCGGCGGTGCTCGACTGGTGGTCGGCGTACCTGGACCTGCTCCTGCCGCCCGTCCTGGCCGCCTACTTCGACCACGGCCTGGTGCTGGAGCCCCACCTCCAGAACGTACTGCTCGGCGTCGACGACGCCGGCCGGCCCGCCCAGGTGCTCTTCCGGGACCTGGAGGGCACCAAGCTGCTGCCCGAGCAGCACGCGGACACGCTGGCCGCGCTGCCGCCCGAGGTGGCCGGGCCGATGACGTACGACGCGCGGCGCGGCTGGGACCGGGTCGTGTACTGCCTGCTGGTCAACCATGTCGCCGAGCTGCTCGCGGCCCTCGCCGACCTGCATCCGGAGACGGAGCCGGCGCTGTGGGCGCGGGTGCGCGACACACTGCGGGCGCACGCCGACCGGCACGGCTGCCCGCCCCGCCTCGCCGCCCTGCTCGCCGGGGTGCCGCTGCCCGCCAAGGCCAATCTGCTGACCCGCTGGGAGCGCAAGGCGGACCGCGAGGCGGGTTACGTCCGGCTGCCCTCGCCGCTGGGCCAGGACGTGCTGCACGAGGCGAAGAGGAGCTCCCGATGA